The genomic region caccctcGCCATCATTGTTGTTAGTGAGGCGATCGCCCCCCAAAGCCAGCCTCCCGCCGACTGTTCATTACACACCTTGTCACTGCCCTCACTGTCCCCTCCTTTCTCACACAGGTGGCTGATCAAGACCCCTCCCACCCCGGAGCTGAGGCCCAGTGGTCTGGGGAAAAGTAGACCAGGGCCTGTGGCGAGCGGAGTGTTGGGGGATTTTTGGCCTCACAGCATCAGCATGCTGTGGGAAGCAGGGAAGTCCCAGTCCAAGCCTGACTCAGAGAGAGAGGTCGGCCCGGGTCTGATATATGCCAGAGCTCCCCCACTTGCTGTCTCCAAGTCCATCCTCTTCAACAGGGCAACATTATAGTCCTCTCCCTACCCGACGGACGAAGAGGGAGACAGCCAAGAGGTAGGGGTGCAGGGGAAATGATCAGGAAACAGGATAGATCAACCACTGCTGTGACCTTCCCCTTTACCCTTTGTCCTGACAGGTTTCTAATCTCTTCTTGCTCTAGAGCCTTGCTTCAACCTTTGAGATGGCGAAAGGGGTAACATCAGTGCGGTCCTTTCCAAAGATGGGCCGCCATCAGCTTCTCCCCTCCCAGGGTGTGATGCCACTCCTCCACCCATGGGCGATTCACCCCCTACCCTGGAATCCGGGCCAGCCTTGTGGCTGACCCACAGAATGAGCAGAAGTGATGGCTCTGGGACTTCAAGACCCGTAAAGGACTGATcgcttctgcctccttccctttggAACCTTCACTCTTAGAAAGCTCCCTCCTCTTGCAACCCAGACACCTTGCCGCGAGGAGCCCCAGCCACAGGCGTGAGGCCACATGACGGGAGGGGGACCTGACGGGGACTGCCAGCCACATAAGTGAGCCATCTTGGATGTTCTAACCCCTTCAGGTCCCCGGATGACTGCggtcccctcccccctcccagtgACATCACAAGAAGGAGAAGAACTGCCCGGCTGAGCCCAGCCACCCACAGAACTGTGACAGGTAAGAAAACATGGTTGCTTAAGCCATTGAGTTCCAGGACAGTTTGTCGGGCTGCACACGATCgttaaaacaaaaccccacagcaATGCACCAGCTTGGACAAACATGTCCTGCCCCTCTTCCATCTAGAGCCTACTGACAGGATCTGTAACTGGCTCCAAGGTCCAGACACAGGTTTGCTTAGTATAAGTCGTCAATTAACTTCAGGAAGGACAGGGGCCATAGGAAGccggtgtgtatgtgtgtgtgtgaagctgTTCAGAACCTTCCGCCCTGGGATGCAGGCTAATGGAGGGGGGGCAAGTTTGGCTGATTtcttagactttcttttttttcttttttaaagattttgtttatttattcgagacagagagtgagagagggcgAGAGCataggcaggggggaggggcagagggagagggagaagcagactccccgctgagcagggaaccccacgaggggctcgatcccaggaccccgagatcacgacctgggccgaaggcagatgcttaaccgactgagccacccaggcgccctcttagaCTTTCTCATACTTAATACCATCGTGGTGTtggattatttatattatatcccAAGAGCCTTCACTGGTACCATTGTCTCCATCATCAACCCTACTGCCTTTGTCAGTCACCACCGACTTATCCTCACTGCGGCTGCTAATGGAACACCTCCACCTCGACCGTCACTGTCAAGACCACGAACAGCCTCCCACTTTCTACAGTTAGTCCACCAGCagtatcaccaccaccaccaccttgacCTCCGTCACCAACCTCAGTCACAGCGGTCTGCTGTGGCCCCGGCACAGCAGATCGTCATAAAGGGCTACCACGGGAGCTGACCCAGAATGTTCTTCCACCTGCACAGTGCCTCCCCAGGAGAAGCACGGCACGCCTCCAGGCTCCGTGGCCCTCTTCCCCGAGAACCCCCTTCTTACCTGGCAGAGTGTCGGTGCCACAGCCGGGGACAGCAGTTTTGGAGAGCGAGTTTAAGCATGGAGGACACTTGGCTGCCTGTGGGGGGCTTGGTGACGAAGATGGGGGTGGcaaagaggaagatgaagaaggcCAGGCCCATGCAGCCCACGGTGATGCTATAGCCCAGCAGGAAGTCGATGTTCTGTTGGATAAAGGCCACCACCAGCAGTGACAGCACGGCACCCACGTTGATACTCCAATAAAGCCAGTTGAAGAAGCGACGGCTGGCATGGCGGCCAAGATCCATCACCTGCGGGGCAGGGGTGAGAGTAAGGGAGGTCCGGGGGCACGCTGCCACGATGTCCCTGCACCTCTTTTCCCACAGAGGCACTTCCTGGGTCAGCACTTTCCTAGTCCCTGATCACTAAATAGATACTCAGTACATATTggttgattgaatgaataaacctTTCCCTTGGGAGTCACTTGTTAATGATCAGGACAGTTTGGCAGAGCTGTTTTTTCATGCCCATGGCACacagtgcttttttattttcaccaAAGAGTGCATACAACAGATGTCTCTGATGCCACTTTGTTCATTTCTggttgatttattcatttgtctttgactgaACAACCTGTAGTATGTATCAACTTTATAATCAGAAGAAAGCCAATAAAGATCAGGTCTGTTTCACATTATTAAATATGATGTATGTATATTACTGAAAGAACAGTTGAAAGTCTAATTGAGAATTTCCTCTGCAATTTGGAGATGCAGAGTTTTCTACTGTGGCCCATTGGCccatcccttcctctcctcttgcTCCCTCTGTTATATGCCCAGTCAAATAAGGTTGGCATATCAGGGAAAGCAGGGGTGGTCTCCGACACAGCCCCAAGAGCGGGTTCTGGCCTgatgaaccccccccccccagcaaggGCAGAAAGACTGAAAATCTTTACCCAGGATTTGGATCAATCTGCAACAGTCAGGCCCCAGGCCCCCTTCCAGTCTGCTGGCTCGGGTCAGCTGCACTGGCTGATCCCACCTCTCCCAGACCCTGGTCCcagattctgactcagcaggtctggggcagggcccaggcatctgcatttctaaaaagcagTAAAGACTAGAGGTCAATTTTCAAGGTGATTCTGTATGCTGTTACACCCCGTCACCCTTTCAACAAACCAACGCATCTCAAAATCCACTGTTCTCCTTTTTGTCAAGCTTTGTGTTCTGTAATTGCATTGGGGAAAagataagtatttatttttccttttccaaagtaAAATTATAGTCTATACGGATGCATGCCCTTAGAGATTCTGAGGGGTCCTCTAGGCATTGCAGGGGGAGGACCACGTCCACATGATGAGAATGTTTGCTGTAGACTTTCAAGCAGAAAATTGAATAAGTCCCATTATGTGCAGGCACTTCCATTTATTAATTGGATGTAAATGAATATGACAATTGCAACTCTAAGGGGAAGGCCAGACAGCCCATTCAGGATATAAATGAGCTCTCCCAAAATGAGCACTTTGTCAAGAATGATGGATGGCCCTTTTTGAAATCAGCAAGTGTGTTAAAAACCCGGCTCCTGGGTATGGCTGTCTGCCAGATGGTGCCAACCCTTCTCACCCACACACCCTCCATCTGACTGCCCCCCTGAATTCTGCAGCAGCCCCTCACTGCTTTGGTGTACCTGCTCCTGTTACCCCCATCCACTCTCCACTGTAGCCAGAGACgtttttttaaagaactcaaaTCCACTGATGTCCACCCCTGCCTGAAATCATTTCAGGGTTTCCAACCTGTCCAGTGGGTCAGGTTCAGACCCCCTAGGGCAGTCTAGGGCACCTGGAGGTGTAGTGGATGTCAATGAAAGAGTAGaatgaagggaagaagagagattCCTATTGGCAGATGTTGGGGGTCTCCTAGTCCGAAGGAAGGTCAGCAGTAGCTGAGGAATGGACAGGCCTCCCTGGGGGCACGGAGTCCGCCATCATCAAAGGAACCCAAACAGGCTGGATGAGTCAGTCCTTGGTAAGGACGCTGGAAACCGCGTAGGATGCTGAACTGTGGGTGGCAGCTGGATGCAatgattctttgaaaatgttcCCTTTATGATGGTGAATACGTACAATTAAAGAACATTTGAAGAACAGAGGCGAAAGGGAGAAGTACAGTAAGTCCTGTGATCTGATCGCACTGTTGTTACAGCCTTTTCCGGTTTCTCCTTTTAGCTGACTCCTAGTCTTTTCATAGGGCTGTAATCGTATTCTGTACTCATTCTGCCTCGCTTTTGCTCACTAACACCACATGTGGTTGCTTTAATCCTATTACATATTACTTAAACTTATTGTCTAATAGCCCACTGAGTAAAGCTACCAAAATATAGCCATATCATTAGgccttcactcattcattcggTAAACATTCATTGAATTTCTCCTGTGTGCCACGCCCACCGTCCAAAAGCATACAGAGAAAGGCTCAGAAGTTGAGATATTTGCCCACGAGCTCCTGGcaggtgagtggcagagctgggatctgaacaaGTCTGCGGGACCCCCACCTCTGGCACTGCTGGTTAAGAAGGGGCTTACTCCTTCCCTAGCCCCCAGATCCCAGCGCACATAAAGCTGGGGCTCGTGGTGGGGCCTGAAGTCCAGCTACCCTTCCTACTTCTtgacctgctctctctctgaccttggaCAGGTTGATTCATATCCTGAAACCTCAGTGTCCTCGTCTGTAAAGTGGACATAATAATACCACCTACCTCCTGGGTAGTTAAGAGGATGAAAGGAGTGAAAACATTGAAAGCAGCGCAGAGTCCAAGAAAACCAGCTACGGTTATTACCATGGTGGCCATCGGTATTGTTGTTTGAGTTAGCGCCCCCTCTTCTTTCCAGTAAAGAAACCGGGAGCAGCGAGGGGAAGTGGTTTGTCTGAGGTCGCTCCTGGGTCTCGGCCTCAGCCCCCACGAGCCTCGCTGGCCCTGCGAACCTCCCCGGGGCCTCGCTGGGCGCGGGGCGGCCCGCCTGCCACTCACCTGGTCCGCCCCGAAGGAGGTGAGGTTGCTCCTGACGGAGCTGGCGGCCAGGGCGAGCAGCAGCAGCCCGGAGTAGAGGGTGGGCGCGCAGTACGGGGTGGGCGACACGCGCGTGCAGCCGGTCGACGGGCAGGCGGGCCCCAGCGGCGACGCGGGCACCTCCCCGCAGAAGGAGCGGCGGCCGTCCCTGAAGGCGGTGGCGGGCAGCAGGCTGGAGGCGACCAGGTAGAGCAGCAGGCTGAGCGCGACGGCGCGGTAGCGGCCCAGGTACGCGTCGGCCAGCCAGCCGCCCACGGGCGCCAGCAGGTAGGAGGCGCCCAGGAAGACGAGCGCAGCGCGGGACGCCTGCTCGCCGTCCCACTGGAAGCTGGCGCTGTTGAGGTAGAGCACCAGGTTGGCCGAGACGCCGAAGAAGGCGGCGCGCTCCAGCGTCTCCACCAGCAGCACGGCGGCCGCCGCCGTCCGCCGCCACCGTCGGGGCGCCCGCGGCCTGGGCGCCAGCAGCGGCCGGCGCTCCTCCCCGGCGCCCGGCGCGGGCATCGTCCGCCTGCCGCCCTGCCCTGCGGCCCCGCGCGCTCAAACGGGCCGCCCTCCTTTCTTACCCTTTGcggctcccccgcccccccaccccgccttccTGTCTCCTCTGCCTGTCTTTCTCCCCCCCACACTCCCACCCTGGCCCCAGGGGCTACCCAATCTCTACCCCCGCCCTGTCCCTAACCCTCAactctgtcctctctccttcaTCCACCCCTGACTCTTCCGGTCCCcactctttctccccctcccctcaaccCCACTGCCCCCGCTGTCGACCCTTCTTCGCCCcgtttctctgcccctccccctcctttcctgTTGATCTCCCCGGTTGGTGGCCCCGGCTTGCTAAAGTGTCGTCCCTCCCACCTGGGACACCTGGCGTACACTCTGGGGAGGGGGCCCTCCCACAGGGCTCGCTCTGCCCCCACCGGTCTGGCTGTCTGCTCCACCGCCTCCTTGCCCACCCCCCACggcctcccctgccttccctcctcccctcctccccgggcCCCTGTGGCTCTCCCGTCCCGCTCGCCCTCGGTCCTGCTTTCTGCTTCTTGAGAAATTCTGGGCTCTCTTCGCTTCCCCTTTCTGTGGCAGGGCTGCGTCACATGGTGTTCTGGGGAGTTTAGGAGAAATGAAAGCCTGGGTCGCAGGGTCTCTGCCTGCTCAGTTTTCTAAAAACTTCCCTCCCTGCCtactcttcctccccccacctctggaGCCTGGAGTAATAGTTTCCATCTTTTGCTTTCACTTCTTCCCTAGATCCCACTTGGGCTGCATCCTCTTCCAATCACAATCCAAAGCGACAGGGACAGAACTGGAAATGCCATTTGCATCTTTTGGTTCCCCCCTCCCGGTCCCTGGGCACTTTACAGATGCGgcggctgaggcccagaggacctgtaggaagggagggtgggggtgacTGCTCATGATAACTCAACCGGGGGTGAACCACCGCTGGGGCTCTTGAATGACAGGGGAAGCTCTCAGAATGCAATTCAGATTGTGTAACTGCTATTGGGAGGAAGGAAGCGGGGTCCCCTTCAGGAAGCATGTGGCACCATAGAGGGCCCACAAGTGAGTCAAGATTGGAAGCAGAGGGACCTCAGACTTCATCCAAACCAGGCTCAGCCCTCCCTCCGCAGAGCCCTGCAGCTCGCCTCtgacccctgccctcctccaACCTCACCAGAGCCCCATAGCCACCCAAGTCCGGCCCCAGGGACCTTCTTTCTGTTCCCCTGACTGCTGAGCTCTGTTCTCCGTCAGAACTGCTCTTCCTCCTGAGCTCTGCATGGCTGCTCTCTTCTCTTTATCCAGATTTCAGCTGAAATGTCTCCTCTTCATAGAGACCTTCCTGGTGGTCCTAAGTAGTTGCCTACTGGATTCCCTCCATCTGTCACTCCGTCTTGTGTTCGTGTCTTCAGAGCGTGTAATACTCATC from Zalophus californianus isolate mZalCal1 chromosome 11, mZalCal1.pri.v2, whole genome shotgun sequence harbors:
- the SLC15A3 gene encoding solute carrier family 15 member 3 isoform X2, which encodes MPAPGAGEERRPLLAPRPRAPRRWRRTAAAAVLLVETLERAAFFGVSANLVLYLNSASFQWDGEQASRAALVFLGASYLLAPVGGWLADAYLGRYRAVALSLLLYLVASSLLPATAFRDGRRSFCGEVPASPLGPACPSTGCTRVSPTPYCAPTLYSGLLLLALAASSVRSNLTSFGADQVMDLGRHASRRFFNWLYWSINVGAVLSLLVVAFIQQNIDFLLGYSITVGCMGLAFFIFLFATPIFVTKPPTGSQVSSMLKLALQNCCPRLWHRHSARDPQGTQPLPDQRSPQPGPSPQEDMANFQVLVKILPVMVTLVPYWMVYFQMQSTYVLQGLHLRIPNIFPDDAANSSMALRAQRSSYKEAWRWSAYSTSIATRRCPSRSGRMCTMQLHCPSGGRSLSTCSSGSVRFLPVSQAWSLRTPRLRAPCRVPSWASSSACREWARCWAPASWHSCPCPGAGSTAPRTLGTSTIAGWTSTSSCWPAFRPPRPSCLSGSLAAMRG